Part of the Candidatus Baltobacteraceae bacterium genome is shown below.
TCGGCACGGACGATGTACCCGTGCCCTCCGGCAATGGTGAACAAGGGCTGTCCGGCAGTGACTTGATCGCCCGGCTGCAGCGGCCGCAGCGCATCGTTGGTTTGCGCGGTGACGCTTTGAATCACGCCGTCGAACGGCGCGCGGACTTCCAGGAATCCCGCTTGCTGCTGGTTTTGAGCATTGAGAATGCGGGCTTTTTGTTCGGCGGCTATCATCGCTTGCGTCGTTCCGCCGTTGAATCCCGACACCGCTCCAAGCTTCAATTGCGCGACGGATTGATCGTAGGCGACTTGCGCCTGTTCGAGCTTTGCCCTGTCGGCGTCGAGCTGATTTCGCGGAATCGCCCTGTTGGCAAAAAGCGTGACGTCGGAATCGTAAACGCGTTTGGCTTCGTCGAGCGCCGACTTGTTCGTGTCGACTTGAGCCTGGTAGCCGACCTTGGCGTTCTGCTCCTGAACTTGCGCCGCGGTGACGTTGGCGGTCGCCGACGCTTGGTCGGCCGACGATCCTGCCGCAGCGTAATCGATCGACGGGTTGTAGACAGTGGCGAGCAGTTGCCCTTCGCTCACCTGGCTGCCGGCACTTACGAGCATTCGCCCGATGTTGCCCGCAACCAAGACCGGAATCGTAGCCGCGCGTTCGTGCATGACGATGCCGTTCTCCGGCAGCTTGATCGTAAACGGCGCGTAGGAGAGCTTCTGTACGCGGACTTCGAGGGCGTCGCCGCTACTGCGGCGTCCGGCGATCACCGCGATGAGGGTGAGGACGACGAGTCCTCCGACGATCACGATGACGTTACGCGTTCGTTTCTTCATTTTTATTGCAAATCCATGACGGCGGAGCGGGCGTCGTAGGTACCCAGCGATACGCGAAGCTTGACGATGGCGTCGACATAGTTCACGCGCGCGTTGACGTAATCGTCGAGGGCTTGTTGAGCGGCGAGTTGAGCTTGGAGGACGTCGTAAATGGTCTTGACCCCGGCTTTGTATTGAAGCTGCGCGATGCGTGCCGATTCGGTTCCGTAGTCCGACTCTTGCTTGGCCCACATGAGTTGCGACTGCGCGGTTTGCGCGGCGCGGTAGCTCTGACGCACGTCCAACTCGGCCTGCAGCCGCGTCTGCGTGAACGTTGTTTCCGCCGACACCAGCTGCGCGTCGTCGTTAACGCGCTCGCTGTGCCGCGCGTTGTAATCCACGAGCGGCAAGGTGAGCGTCGTAACCGCTTGGAGCGACCAGAAACCCGGAGATCCTCGGGGAACGCTCGGACACGGCGCGATACCGTAGAACCGGCAGAGCTGCTCCTCGGAAAGCTGCGACGCCGCGGCGCTCGTCGGGGAAAACTGGTTGCCCATGTTCGCGGAAAGCGAGATCTGCGGATAGAGCTCGACGTTCCAGCCGCGCCGCGTGTAGCGGGCCGCGAGCACGCCTTCGCGCGCCGCGGAGACGTCGGGCCGATTTGCGTCGGCGATCGCTACCAGACTATCGACGCTTCCCTTGGGAATCGGCGGTTGCGGCACTTCGTTACCCACATTGAACCGCGTGCTCAGCGGCGCGCCTATTTGCTGCGCGAGCGCTTCGCTCGCGTCTTCGACCGCCGCTTTATCGCCGACCAGTGACGACTCGCTCTTCGCCGCCGACGTTTTGGCTTGGAGTACGTCGACCCCGGCCGCCACTCCGGCCTTTTCTTTGGCAACGGCCACCTCGACCAGAACGTTCTGCGCGTTGAGCGTAATCGCATCGACGTTTACGATAGCTTGCTTCTGAACGATGCCGTAGAAGGCGTTGGTAACCGTCGATGCTACTTGGTCTTCGTCATTGGCTAGCGTGTTCTGCGCTTGCTCGGTCTGTGCGCGGGCGGCCGCCAGCGCGAGGAACGAGAACCCGCCGGTCGTTACGTTCCAATTGTTGAAGCCCACTGACGCGGTATTTTGACTAACGACGTTTTGCTGCGCCGCACCAATGGCTGCGAACGTACCTTGAAAGTTCGCACTCTTGGCCAAGAAGCTTTGAAGGGTTCCGTTGACCGTCGGCCACGCCACGCCGCGTTGCAGTGCCAGGGCGTGCTGAGCCGAAGTCAGCGCCGCGCGCTGCGTCGCGACCGTGGAGCTATGCCCGATCGCGTACGCGACGGCGTCGGGGAGCGTCATCGATACGGCCAGTACCGGTGCGAGGGGCAGTGCGAACACTCTTTAGCCGCCGTAGAAGCGTGACGTGCCGGCAAAAATGCAGGCGCCGCCGAGCAGTATCAACAGTGGAAAGATCCATGCGACGGCGCCGCTTACCCGTGCCATAATGCGCATCATCGCGACGTTGAGGCCGAAACCCCATAGCGTGAAGACGTTTATGCCCATCAAGAAGCCGGCGAGTGCGCCCCGCGTTCCGGGAAGAAGCGTCGCGAGCCCCGGAACCGATCGAAGCAGATCGCCGGTGTTTTGAAAGTGATCCGCGCCAACGGCTAGGCAGATGACGCCCAGCACCACGTAGTTTAGGCCGAACGTCGGTATGGCGATGTTCATCGACGCCGCCCACAAGCGACCGAAATCGGCACGCCCGCGCCCGGCTATATTTGCGATCAGCAGCACCACACTGTTGATCAAGGCGGCAAAGAATAAGCTGACGATCACACCAAAGACGCCGAACGCAGTCTGTAGGGCACTTGGGTGCGACGCGCTCTCAATGGCACGCTGTTTCTGCTCGTCGCTCATGCTGGCGAACAGCGAGTTGGTGGCCATCATGTGTTGAAGCGTTCCAACGGCGGCATGGAGCTGTGCCGGTCGTTGCAATGCGTAACCGCCGAGGAGGAGCACGATTGCGACCAGACACGCCCATCCCCACGTCGGCGAGACGGCGAGCGCCTCGAAGGCCTCTTTGGGGGAAATGATCGTATCGACGAGCGTGTTAAGCCCGCTGGCTTTCGTCTCTTGGGACGAATCGACGGCCATACAGAGTCCTCGCTATTCTCAACAAGCGCTGCCGGGTAGTACTAGCCCGTCGCGCGCCCGATTGTTTCACTCCGGCGAGGCTTGCGCCTCCAGGCACCCGCGCAGCGGCTCCTGCGGTCGCAAATCCCATGGGAGGCGGCGCAGGATCGCCATTCTGACGCATTCCAACCGCTCGTCGCGTAGTTCGTAAAGACGCAGTTGGATCAAGAGCTTGGCCCGGCGCAGCGCCCGTTTCGACAACAGCTGGTCGACGCGCTCGGATCGCAGCGCCGGCGCCGGAGTCGTGCGGGTCTTCGGCTTGGCGGCCGCCGCGCTGAAGGCGATGGCAGCGGCCAAAGGAAGAGTGTAGGTCATCGAGGTCCTCCGGGGACCTCATTTCACGCACAACGCCAAAAGAACAAGAGCCCTTGACCAATTCCGACGCTCTGATCGTCCCTGCGCCGCCTTCCGAGCCGTACGCGCGAGTCGTCCCGCTCGGGGGCTGCGGCGAGATCGGCCGCAACATGACCGTCATCGAGACGGCGGAAGATCTCGTGGTCGTCGATTGCGGCCTGATGTTCCCCGACGACGAGATGTACGGCGTCGACATCGTGATCAACGATTTCACCTACGTCCGCGAGCGCGCGCACAAACTTCGCGCCGTCCTCGTGACGCACGGCCACGAAGATCACATCGGCGGATTACCCTACTTCATTCGCGAGTTTCCGTCGACGCCGATCGTCGGAACGTCGCTCTCGATCGCGTTGATCAAAGCCAAGTCGCGCGGCGAGCAGAAGCTGGGCGAGGTCGAGTTCGTCCAGGTCGAGCCCGGAGACCGCGTAACGTACGGTTCGATCGAAGCCGAGTTCGTGCACATCAACCATTCGGTGGCCGGAGCCTGCGCGCTGGCGATTCGCACGCCCGTCGGTACGATTTTTCACACCGGCGACTTCAAGTTCGATCAAACGCCGATCGACGGCAAACCGGCCGACTTCGCGCGGATCGCCCGCATCGGCGACGAGGGCGTGCTGTGCATGCTCTCCGACTCCACCAACGCCGAACGACCGGGTCACACGCTGTCGGAGCGCATGGTCGGCGAGGCGTTCACCGGGATCTTCTCGCACGCCAAGGGGCGCATCGTCGTCGCGTCGTTTGCGTCGAACGTGCCGCGGATTCAGCAAGTCATCGATCACGCCGTGCGCTTCAACCGCAAGGTGGCGTTTCTCGGGCGCTCGATGCAAAACGTCGTGCACTTTTCCAGCGAACTCAAATATCTGCGCATTCCGTCCGAGACGATCGTAAAGATCGAAGAGATCGACAATCATCCGCCCGAACGCGTCGTCGTGATGACCACCGGCTCGCAAGGCGAGCCGATGAGCGGACTCGCGCGCATGTCGGTACGCGATCACAAGAAGTTTCGGATCGTTCCGGGCGACACGGTGGTCATTAGCGCGACGCCGATTCCCGGTAACGAAAAGAGCGTTTATAAAACGATCAACAACCTCTGCAAGCTCGGTGCGACCGTCATTCACGGCACCGACGGACGTTCGCACGTCTCGGGCCACGGCTCACAAGAAGAGCTGCTGCTGATGCTCAACCTGGTTCGGCCCGAGTTCTTCGTACCGGTTCACGGCGAATACCGGATGTTGATGCAGCACGGACGCCTTGCCGTACAGACCGGCGTCGAGTCCGGAAACGTCTTCGTGTTGGAGAACGGCGACGTGCTCCAGTTTA
Proteins encoded:
- a CDS encoding ribonuclease J, translating into MTNSDALIVPAPPSEPYARVVPLGGCGEIGRNMTVIETAEDLVVVDCGLMFPDDEMYGVDIVINDFTYVRERAHKLRAVLVTHGHEDHIGGLPYFIREFPSTPIVGTSLSIALIKAKSRGEQKLGEVEFVQVEPGDRVTYGSIEAEFVHINHSVAGACALAIRTPVGTIFHTGDFKFDQTPIDGKPADFARIARIGDEGVLCMLSDSTNAERPGHTLSERMVGEAFTGIFSHAKGRIVVASFASNVPRIQQVIDHAVRFNRKVAFLGRSMQNVVHFSSELKYLRIPSETIVKIEEIDNHPPERVVVMTTGSQGEPMSGLARMSVRDHKKFRIVPGDTVVISATPIPGNEKSVYKTINNLCKLGATVIHGTDGRSHVSGHGSQEELLLMLNLVRPEFFVPVHGEYRMLMQHGRLAVQTGVESGNVFVLENGDVLQFTHEYGDKIGKTYGGHVFVDRSGVGNVGEAVLRDRKALSNDGIMMVVVAIDAEEARVIAGPDLISKGVFYLPESDGVLDELRAELLASIGEVSVEGMRDVNTVKEHIRNGLARAIHNRTKRRPVVIPVVMEV
- a CDS encoding TolC family protein, yielding MFALPLAPVLAVSMTLPDAVAYAIGHSSTVATQRAALTSAQHALALQRGVAWPTVNGTLQSFLAKSANFQGTFAAIGAAQQNVVSQNTASVGFNNWNVTTGGFSFLALAAARAQTEQAQNTLANDEDQVASTVTNAFYGIVQKQAIVNVDAITLNAQNVLVEVAVAKEKAGVAAGVDVLQAKTSAAKSESSLVGDKAAVEDASEALAQQIGAPLSTRFNVGNEVPQPPIPKGSVDSLVAIADANRPDVSAAREGVLAARYTRRGWNVELYPQISLSANMGNQFSPTSAAASQLSEEQLCRFYGIAPCPSVPRGSPGFWSLQAVTTLTLPLVDYNARHSERVNDDAQLVSAETTFTQTRLQAELDVRQSYRAAQTAQSQLMWAKQESDYGTESARIAQLQYKAGVKTIYDVLQAQLAAQQALDDYVNARVNYVDAIVKLRVSLGTYDARSAVMDLQ
- a CDS encoding efflux RND transporter periplasmic adaptor subunit; its protein translation is MKKRTRNVIVIVGGLVVLTLIAVIAGRRSSGDALEVRVQKLSYAPFTIKLPENGIVMHERAATIPVLVAGNIGRMLVSAGSQVSEGQLLATVYNPSIDYAAAGSSADQASATANVTAAQVQEQNAKVGYQAQVDTNKSALDEAKRVYDSDVTLFANRAIPRNQLDADRAKLEQAQVAYDQSVAQLKLGAVSGFNGGTTQAMIAAEQKARILNAQNQQQAGFLEVRAPFDGVIQSVTAQTNDALRPLQPGDQVTAGQPLFTIAGGHGYIVRAEVDEQDIINVKLGMPAHITGQDFPGRTINGHVADIAPIATKSTDASSTAKQVLTTIVLDSNPPYLRDGMSADVDILTTDIPHSIVVPNDAVFKEKNKSYVWVIVNGMAEKRPIVVGKVGDTTTLVKSGLAPGNVIVAQHNELLKQGAKVKPAPSASSLPSPSGT